Proteins from one Mytilus galloprovincialis chromosome 11, xbMytGall1.hap1.1, whole genome shotgun sequence genomic window:
- the LOC143051189 gene encoding galanin receptor type 2-like has protein sequence MPTASINQTVFSNSLGSHETPLETVRSPYNILVCVTWGLIVIVGTIGNGLVIFVKLRYEERSVPNVYMINLAFTDLMFILFVVPITLLQTVMPSWIFGNLICKLTNYLLYVTLYATCWTLSALTVDRYHAIVNPVNSIKWRTLRKAVAINILIWTVSVLICSPYIIFTKAHVTVSEHENRTSTVCQAQWPSELLDKAFTLTVVLTTFVLPFIIMTVCYFIILRTLWRKPVNQTASSARRNSVNRIDAENTERKSRSKKRVTKMVAFVFVLFIICWLPVHVIAICLKFDSNFPRTDTTLFIKLLANTLSYANSCMNPFVYAFVHEGFKNNIRQKLLKFCVICSFRVQTPNIYIEEENQL, from the exons ATGCCGACAGCATCAATTAACCAAACCGTATTTTCAAACTCATTAGGATCTCACGAGACTCCACTAGAAACAGTACGGTCACCATACAACATACTAGTTTGTGTTACATGGGGTTTAATTGTGATTGTTGGAACGATAGGAAATGGGCTAGTCATCTTCGTTAAGTTACGTTACGAGGAGCGTTCAGTGCCAAACGTTTACATGATAAATCTGGCGTTCACTGATTTGATGTTCATACTATTTGTGGTCCCTATTACATTACTGCAAACGGTTATGCCAAGTTGGATTTTTGGAAACCTCATCTGCAAGCTAACAAACTATTTATTGTAT GTTACTCTGTATGCCACTTGTTGGACATTATCAGCTCTGACAGTAGACCGTTATCACGCCATTGTTAATCCTGTCAATTCCATAAAGTGGAGGACACTACGGAAAGCTGTAGCAATTAACATCCTCATATGGACAG tatCGGTATTGATATGCAGCCCATACATCATTTTTACTAAGGCACATGTCACGGTGTCTGAACATGAAAATAGAACATCAACGGTATGCCAGGCGCAATGGCCATCAGAACTATTGGATAAAGCCTTTACATTAACAGTTGTTTTGACAACATTTGTTCTCCCTTTTATAATCATGACAGtttgttattttatcattttacgtACTTTATGGAGGAAACCAGTTAATCAAACTGCTTCGTCAGCG AGGAGAAACAGTGTGAATAGAATTGACGCAGAGAACACAGAAAGGAAATCTCGATCGAAAAAGCGAGTGACAAAAATGGTagcttttgtttttgtgttatttatCATATGTTGGTTACCGGTTCATGTTATTGCTATTTGCTTAAAATTCGATTCAAATTTTCCGAGAACAGACACAAcattgtttatcaaattattagccAATACACTCTCGTATGCTAATTCTTGTATGAATCCATTCGTGTATGCTTTTGTCCACGAAGGTTTCAAAAATAACATACGACAGAAATTATTGAAATTCTGCGTTATTTGCAGTTTCCGAGTACAAACACCGAATATATACATAGAAGAGGAGAACCAATTATAG